CCAGGCCCAGCGCGCAGGGGCAGGCGATGATCAGGACGGTGACGGCGACACCGATCGCGGTCGTGGCCGAGCCGGACCCGATCCACCAGCCGATGAAGGTCAGCAGGGCCAGACCCAGGACCACGGGGACGAAGACCGCAGAGACCCGGTCGGCGAGTCGCTGCACGTCGGCCTTGCCGGTCTGGGCCTGCTCGACGAGCCGGACGATCTGCGAGTAGGTCGTGTCCGAGCCGACGGCGGTCGCCTCGACGATCAGGCGGCCGGAGGTGTTGACCGTGCCGGCGTCGACCGTGTCGCCGGAGCGCACGTCGACGGGGACCGACTCGCCCGTGACGAGCGAGGTGTCGATGGAGCTGGTGCCGTCGATGATGAGCCCGTCGGTGGCGACCTTCTCGCCCGGACGCACGATGAAGTGGTCACCGACCTGCAGCTCGTCCAGGGGCAGGAGGACCTCGGTCGTCGCCCGGGTGCGCGAGTCGATCCGCTGGACGGCCACTCCCTTCGACCCCACGTCCATGAGGTCGGTGAGGGCGGAGCGGCCCTCGTCCTTGCTGCGGGCCTCCAGCCAGCGGCCACCGAGGAGGAATGCGGTGATCACCGCGGCCGTCTCGAAGTAGTAGTGCCCGTCCTGGCCCCCACCGGTGACGAGCGTGACGAAGGACCACAGGTAGGCGGCGCTCACGCCGAGGCTGACGAGCGTGTCCATCGTCGAGGCCAGGTGGCGAGCGTTGAGGTACGCGGAGCGGTGGAAGGGCCAGGCGGCCCACGCGACGACCGGAGTCGTGAGCAGCCACTGCAGCCACGGGTTGGCGGCGAAGTCCCACGGGCCCATGGCCAGGACGACCACGACGAGGGCCAGCGCGCCCGCGACGATCGCACGGCGCTGCAGGTCGGCCCGCGCGATCGGCGTGTGCGTCGGGGGAGCGAGGCGCGACTCGGGCTCGATGACGGTGGCGCCGTAGCCGGAGGACTCGACGGTGGCGATGAGCTGGTCGACGTCGACGGAGTCGGGGTGGCGGACCGTCGCCTTCTCGGTCGCGAGGTTGACGCTGGCCTCGACCCCCTCGATCTTGCCGAGGTTGCGCTCGATCCGCGCGCTGCAGGAGGCGCAGGTCATGCCGGTGATCGCGAGGTCGACGCTGTGCACGTCGGCCGCGGTCTCGAGGAGTGGGTCGGTCGCGGTGCTCATGGGGCCATCATCTCGCGGAGTCGCAGGGGTCTGTGGAGGCGAAGGGGGCGCGTCGAGCCCCCCGGAGGGGGTCAGGATCGGACGAGCCGCGCGATGGCGGCGCTCGCCTCGGCGACCTTGGCCGAGGCGGCCTCG
The genomic region above belongs to Janibacter limosus and contains:
- a CDS encoding heavy metal translocating P-type ATPase, whose translation is MSTATDPLLETAADVHSVDLAITGMTCASCSARIERNLGKIEGVEASVNLATEKATVRHPDSVDVDQLIATVESSGYGATVIEPESRLAPPTHTPIARADLQRRAIVAGALALVVVVLAMGPWDFAANPWLQWLLTTPVVAWAAWPFHRSAYLNARHLASTMDTLVSLGVSAAYLWSFVTLVTGGGQDGHYYFETAAVITAFLLGGRWLEARSKDEGRSALTDLMDVGSKGVAVQRIDSRTRATTEVLLPLDELQVGDHFIVRPGEKVATDGLIIDGTSSIDTSLVTGESVPVDVRSGDTVDAGTVNTSGRLIVEATAVGSDTTYSQIVRLVEQAQTGKADVQRLADRVSAVFVPVVLGLALLTFIGWWIGSGSATTAIGVAVTVLIIACPCALGLATPMALLVGTSRGAQRGVLIKGPQVLEDTRRIDTLVLDKTGTITTGIAQVTDLAASPGLHPAAVLTAAAAVESGSEHPIARAIVRRALDKGIKIPAIRDFDNLPGAGAVATIKDTRVTVGRADLFDEVPAELSTLERSGTTVFVGWDGIARGALTVADEVRETSGDAIRALRAEGLQVWLLSGDNEHNATTIAAQVGIDPEHVVADVRPQDKHDVIERLQQEGRVVAMVGDGVNDAAAIVKADLGMAMGTGTDVAMESADIVLVHADLESVPRAIALSRETLKVIKQNLGWAFGYNIAAIPLAMAGLLNPMIAGAAMALSSVLVVLNSLRLRGAIDD